Proteins encoded within one genomic window of Oligoflexia bacterium:
- a CDS encoding DEAD/DEAH box helicase: MSDIIQSFKDFALSPGLHQALEQMGYKHPTPIQAQAIPAALSNRDVIGSAQTGTGKTAAFCIPIIAKLEKNNKKNALILVPTREIAAQITEVVGQLTKKLPEIKLALLMGGAPMPKQIRMIQNKPRIIVATPGRLVDHLKRGTVSLFGTDILVLDEADRMLDMGFAEQLAQILRFLPSQRQTLFFSATLPPDIQKLASKYLKDPVRVSVGPVSQPVKKIQQAMIQTTNVKKNEVLNNELNARAGSILIFARTKHRTDRLARQLTEDGHQVNRIHGGRTQNQRDSAISGFRGGKFRILVATDLAARGIDIPQIAHVINYDLPQCAEDYVHRIGRTARAGAEGEALSLVTPEERGRWKEIAHMLAKAGAQGHTQTAKR, encoded by the coding sequence ATGTCTGATATTATTCAGTCTTTTAAAGATTTCGCTTTATCACCAGGTCTTCACCAAGCATTAGAACAAATGGGTTATAAACATCCCACACCAATTCAAGCGCAAGCTATTCCCGCAGCACTTTCTAATCGTGATGTGATTGGTTCTGCACAAACAGGAACTGGTAAAACCGCAGCGTTTTGTATTCCGATTATTGCTAAGCTTGAAAAAAATAACAAAAAAAATGCATTGATTTTAGTACCTACCCGCGAAATCGCTGCGCAAATCACTGAGGTCGTTGGTCAACTTACAAAAAAACTTCCTGAAATTAAACTCGCACTTTTAATGGGTGGTGCACCCATGCCAAAACAAATTCGCATGATTCAAAATAAACCAAGAATAATCGTAGCCACCCCAGGCAGACTTGTTGATCACTTGAAACGTGGAACCGTTTCACTTTTCGGAACTGATATTTTAGTTCTCGATGAAGCTGATCGCATGCTCGATATGGGTTTTGCTGAACAACTCGCACAGATCTTAAGATTTTTACCGAGCCAAAGACAGACTTTGTTTTTCTCAGCAACTCTTCCACCTGACATTCAAAAATTAGCATCAAAATATTTAAAAGACCCTGTTCGCGTAAGTGTTGGCCCTGTTTCTCAACCAGTTAAGAAAATTCAACAGGCCATGATTCAAACTACTAACGTTAAAAAGAATGAAGTTCTAAACAATGAGCTTAACGCTCGAGCTGGTTCAATTCTTATTTTCGCAAGAACCAAACACCGCACAGATCGTTTGGCTCGACAACTTACAGAAGATGGCCATCAAGTGAATCGCATTCATGGCGGCAGAACTCAAAATCAAAGAGACAGTGCGATCAGCGGTTTTCGTGGTGGAAAATTTAGAATTCTTGTCGCCACAGATCTCGCAGCTCGCGGCATTGATATTCCACAAATTGCTCACGTCATTAACTACGACCTTCCACAATGTGCAGAAGACTATGTTCATCGCATTGGGCGCACAGCACGTGCTGGAGCCGAAGGTGAAGCTCTCAGTCTAGTAACCCCTGAAGAGCGTGGTCGCTGGAAAGAAATTGCTCACATGCTTGCAAAAGCTGGAGCTCAAGGGCACACCCAAACTGCAAAACGATAA
- a CDS encoding ATP-binding protein → MTTGVLVHSEGTEIIIFALDLSEMKKLEMQFRQSQKMEAMGRFAGGIAHDFNNMLGVILLHAEQALVSTKDKSLINKLQSIKETSHRAARLTRQILAFSRKQAFEINDIDFNIIAHDMQKMLMRVVSEDIKLTTQLCTTPAIIRADQSQIEQTILNLIVNARDAIFHGGKINLQVSNTDLTDAQISERALQLKPGNFFTLTVTDDGCGIPKEILSHVFEPFFTTKNKGSGTGLGLSTVFGIVRQTGGDISVESSVNNGTSFNIYFPASQTRDFKTHESKGSSLPYLINNQNILLVEDEEQLRIVTAELLHMKGYNVIEAKNGKEAFELLKSTNLEIALIITDVIMPEMTGPALIQYINKHYPNTKIKVLYLSGYPEGELERYGVKQDSSYFLEKPYTTAGLLDKVGEILL, encoded by the coding sequence ATGACAACGGGAGTTTTGGTACACTCTGAAGGCACTGAAATAATTATCTTTGCGTTAGATCTCTCTGAAATGAAAAAACTTGAAATGCAATTCAGGCAATCCCAAAAAATGGAAGCCATGGGTCGATTTGCTGGTGGTATTGCCCACGACTTTAATAACATGCTTGGAGTCATACTTCTTCATGCCGAACAAGCCCTAGTGAGCACTAAAGACAAATCACTTATTAACAAACTTCAATCTATCAAAGAAACGTCACACAGAGCAGCTCGCCTTACACGACAAATATTAGCTTTCAGTCGTAAACAAGCTTTTGAAATTAATGATATTGATTTCAATATTATTGCACACGACATGCAAAAAATGCTCATGCGTGTTGTGAGCGAAGATATCAAACTCACCACCCAACTCTGCACTACCCCTGCAATTATTCGAGCTGATCAAAGTCAAATTGAACAAACCATTTTAAATCTCATCGTTAATGCTCGCGATGCCATTTTTCATGGAGGAAAAATCAATCTGCAGGTTTCAAATACAGACCTCACTGATGCACAAATTAGCGAGCGCGCATTACAATTAAAGCCCGGCAACTTCTTTACACTTACAGTGACAGATGATGGCTGCGGAATACCGAAAGAAATTCTAAGTCATGTTTTTGAACCCTTTTTCACTACAAAAAACAAAGGTTCAGGAACAGGGCTTGGGCTCTCCACTGTTTTTGGTATTGTGAGACAAACAGGCGGAGACATTTCCGTTGAAAGCTCAGTCAATAATGGAACAAGTTTTAATATTTATTTTCCAGCTTCTCAAACACGAGATTTTAAAACACATGAATCCAAAGGATCTTCATTACCGTACTTAATAAATAATCAAAACATTTTACTCGTTGAAGACGAAGAACAATTAAGAATTGTTACTGCAGAACTTTTGCACATGAAAGGCTATAATGTTATTGAAGCCAAAAATGGAAAAGAAGCTTTTGAATTATTAAAAAGCACCAATTTAGAAATTGCGTTAATTATTACCGACGTCATCATGCCTGAAATGACAGGCCCCGCATTAATTCAGTACATCAATAAGCATTATCCAAATACAAAAATTAAAGTTTTATATCTTTCAGGATACCCAGAGGGTGAACTCGAACGTTATGGAGTAAAACAAGACAGTTCATATTTTTTGGAAAAACCTTATACCACCGCAGGATTATTAGACAAAGTTGGCGAGATCCTCTTGTAA
- a CDS encoding PAS domain-containing protein, whose product MHPWCLQVFSPDGKSLLVNQTYINLFGHEPIHNYNILKDEHGLLISHKEKITDAFKGHSIKLPITWVDSETKKLAIETSIFPIFDTADIVRFIIFVFRDATKELEHQEQLTEYQFFLEEAQKAGQIGSWVSGPNNSDSLKWSKQIYSMFGVDEKKPLRVSDFFSYVHPEDREKVHRASQEAIQNNKPFIADHRIIQPSGDVKWLRLRAEVIKDQSSKPLRMIGITQDVTELKLNEQTLRRIEERFLKLFNSLAMSISIANVEGKILEANDTFLKPAAFPPTKKNTSAKTVVEYQ is encoded by the coding sequence TTGCACCCGTGGTGCCTTCAAGTTTTTTCACCTGATGGTAAAAGTCTTTTAGTTAATCAAACGTATATTAATCTCTTTGGCCACGAACCAATCCACAATTATAATATTCTCAAAGATGAACATGGCCTCCTCATCAGTCATAAAGAAAAAATCACAGATGCATTTAAGGGTCATTCAATTAAATTACCAATAACGTGGGTTGATTCAGAGACTAAAAAATTAGCAATAGAGACATCTATTTTCCCGATTTTTGATACCGCTGATATAGTACGTTTTATAATTTTTGTTTTTCGTGATGCCACCAAAGAACTTGAGCATCAAGAGCAACTCACTGAATATCAGTTCTTCCTCGAAGAAGCACAAAAAGCAGGCCAAATCGGAAGTTGGGTATCAGGGCCAAATAATTCCGATTCATTAAAGTGGTCAAAACAGATCTATAGTATGTTTGGTGTAGATGAGAAGAAACCTTTACGTGTTTCTGATTTTTTTTCGTATGTTCACCCCGAAGATCGAGAAAAAGTTCATAGAGCGAGCCAAGAAGCAATACAAAATAATAAACCCTTTATTGCTGATCACAGAATTATTCAACCTTCTGGGGATGTAAAATGGCTGAGATTACGCGCTGAGGTTATCAAAGATCAATCAAGTAAGCCTTTGCGAATGATCGGGATCACCCAAGACGTAACAGAGTTAAAACTTAATGAACAAACACTTCGTCGGATTGAAGAAAGATTTCTCAAACTTTTTAATTCTCTGGCCATGTCTATTAGCATAGCAAATGTAGAAGGCAAAATTCTTGAAGCCAACGATACATTTCTTAAACCGGCAGCTTTCCCCCCTACGAAAAAGAATACATCTGCAAAGACGGTAGTCGAGTACCAGTAA
- a CDS encoding GNAT family N-acetyltransferase, whose product MKNIQLVPIALSGHPERANLELPDEAKAICSQLPSYYDRMDYFPPWIWYLAVEESTVLGTCAFKTPPRDNKVEIAYYTFGKNVGQGVATLMVTKLIEIAQKKKPGIIVYAQTLPKENASTKVLTKLNFTHIGMVKHPTDGDVWEWHLLPIA is encoded by the coding sequence ATGAAGAATATTCAATTAGTGCCTATAGCGTTAAGTGGTCATCCTGAAAGAGCGAATTTAGAATTGCCTGATGAGGCAAAAGCTATTTGCTCACAACTGCCTTCGTACTATGATCGGATGGATTATTTTCCACCCTGGATCTGGTATTTGGCGGTTGAAGAATCAACAGTCTTAGGAACATGCGCCTTTAAGACTCCACCGCGCGATAACAAAGTTGAAATCGCCTATTACACTTTCGGTAAAAATGTGGGCCAAGGCGTTGCAACACTAATGGTCACTAAACTTATTGAAATTGCACAAAAGAAAAAGCCTGGGATTATTGTTTATGCCCAGACTCTTCCGAAAGAAAATGCCTCAACAAAAGTTCTCACAAAACTTAACTTCACCCATATTGGAATGGTTAAACATCCAACTGATGGTGATGTTTGGGAATGGCATCTGCTTCCCATAGCCTAA
- a CDS encoding DEAD/DEAH box helicase, with translation MRAITEMGYETPSPIQAQALPILLGDATDFIGLAATGTGKTAAFGIPLLEKTDPAIRKLQGLILCPTRELALQVTGQINLLGKFKGVRAVAIYGGASYGEQLRGLKDGASIVVGTPGRLIDHISRGTVNLDSVHTVILDEADEMISMGFKDDLEAILKKTPRATSNIWLFSATMERDVRRVADSYLKKPQQVQVNRTEMLSSTVEQIYYVTRDSNKREILCKIIDFADAFYGLVFCQTKILVTELTQYLTERGYKVDSLHGDKDQNARERTMHAFRNRKTSILICTDVASRGLDVKDITHVVNYSIPRELDSYVHRIGRTARSGKKGFAMSLVTPSHRGLIPRIEQMTKSKMKEGILPTRKDVGTKKVTEILNRFQGQANYSRAIELLDDTWKTAITDLSKEAIVGKFLMLTFPEIFEDPKKSPIEPPALREHAREFSRGRSGGRTEGGWQKKRHRSKWGGNSGVSRSKD, from the coding sequence ATGCGTGCAATCACCGAAATGGGTTACGAAACACCAAGTCCTATTCAAGCGCAGGCATTACCGATTTTATTAGGCGACGCAACTGACTTCATTGGACTTGCAGCAACAGGCACAGGAAAAACCGCCGCATTTGGAATTCCACTTTTAGAAAAAACTGATCCAGCAATTCGCAAGTTACAGGGGCTCATACTTTGCCCAACACGTGAACTTGCACTCCAAGTCACCGGACAAATAAATTTACTTGGTAAATTTAAAGGCGTTCGTGCCGTAGCCATTTATGGTGGCGCTAGTTACGGCGAACAACTTCGCGGTCTTAAAGATGGCGCTTCAATTGTTGTAGGAACACCCGGCAGACTCATTGATCACATTTCACGTGGAACTGTAAATTTAGACAGCGTTCATACGGTGATCTTAGATGAAGCAGATGAAATGATTTCAATGGGCTTCAAAGATGATCTAGAAGCAATACTTAAAAAAACACCTCGTGCGACAAGTAATATTTGGCTTTTCTCTGCCACCATGGAACGTGACGTACGTCGCGTTGCAGATTCATATCTAAAAAAGCCACAACAAGTTCAAGTGAATCGCACCGAGATGCTTTCAAGTACGGTTGAACAAATTTATTATGTCACTCGAGATTCAAATAAACGTGAAATTTTGTGCAAAATTATTGATTTTGCGGATGCATTTTACGGCCTCGTATTTTGCCAAACAAAAATTCTTGTTACTGAATTAACTCAGTATCTAACAGAACGTGGTTACAAGGTTGATAGTCTTCATGGTGATAAAGATCAAAATGCCCGAGAGCGCACCATGCATGCATTTAGAAATCGCAAAACAAGTATTCTTATTTGTACAGACGTTGCTTCACGCGGCCTTGATGTAAAAGACATTACTCACGTTGTTAACTATTCTATACCCCGTGAACTTGATAGTTATGTTCATCGTATTGGTCGAACAGCTCGTAGTGGTAAAAAAGGTTTTGCAATGAGCCTTGTTACACCAAGCCACCGTGGTTTGATTCCACGAATTGAGCAAATGACAAAAAGTAAGATGAAAGAGGGAATACTTCCCACACGTAAAGACGTTGGTACAAAGAAAGTTACAGAAATTCTTAATCGTTTTCAAGGTCAGGCAAATTATTCTCGTGCTATTGAACTTTTAGATGACACCTGGAAAACTGCGATTACTGATTTAAGTAAAGAAGCAATCGTTGGTAAATTTCTGATGTTAACCTTCCCTGAAATATTTGAAGATCCCAAGAAATCACCAATCGAACCACCAGCACTGCGCGAGCATGCCCGTGAATTTTCACGTGGCCGAAGCGGCGGTCGAACCGAAGGTGGATGGCAAAAGAAAAGACACCGCTCAAAATGGGGTGGTAATTCAGGTGTGAGTCGTTCCAAAGATTAA
- a CDS encoding HNH endonuclease — MNQLFYAPVDPIHIKKEKAKARELRETQWWKQKLAQGICNYCEQKFTKVELTMDHVLPIGRGGFSTKGNIVVCCKECNTKKAHKLPVEIFLETLS, encoded by the coding sequence ATGAATCAGTTGTTTTATGCTCCTGTGGATCCTATCCACATTAAAAAAGAAAAAGCAAAAGCTCGTGAATTGCGCGAGACGCAGTGGTGGAAGCAAAAGCTAGCCCAAGGGATTTGTAATTACTGTGAGCAGAAATTCACGAAAGTTGAACTTACAATGGATCACGTTTTGCCAATTGGCCGCGGCGGATTTTCTACAAAAGGTAACATTGTTGTTTGTTGCAAAGAATGTAATACAAAAAAAGCTCACAAACTTCCCGTTGAAATTTTTCTTGAAACATTGAGCTAA
- a CDS encoding peroxiredoxin — translation MAKQLIIALFLSTLSVNCLAIELKTDDLAPLFKTKTHEGNNFDLASRKGKWTVLYFYPKAETPGCTKQACAFRDAIKSIRALDADVFGISADEVSELSKFHKKHNLNFTLLADPKVEIINAYGAKMPVIDMSKRWTFIIDPSLKIRTINNKVDPIKDADEVAKKIKTLKGA, via the coding sequence ATGGCAAAACAACTAATTATAGCTCTATTTTTATCCACTTTAAGCGTCAATTGCTTAGCAATAGAACTTAAAACAGATGATCTTGCCCCCCTGTTTAAGACAAAAACCCATGAAGGAAATAACTTTGACCTCGCATCACGTAAAGGTAAATGGACTGTCCTTTATTTTTACCCTAAAGCAGAAACACCCGGCTGCACAAAACAAGCCTGTGCTTTTCGTGATGCAATCAAATCAATTCGCGCATTGGATGCAGATGTATTTGGTATAAGTGCTGATGAAGTAAGTGAGCTGAGTAAGTTTCATAAAAAGCACAATCTCAACTTTACTTTACTTGCTGATCCAAAAGTGGAAATCATTAATGCCTACGGCGCAAAAATGCCTGTGATTGACATGTCAAAACGTTGGACCTTCATCATTGATCCAAGCCTAAAGATTCGCACGATCAATAATAAAGTAGACCCCATTAAAGATGCAGACGAAGTAGCAAAAAAAATCAAAACCCTCAAAGGCGCATGA
- a CDS encoding pseudouridine synthase, whose product MRINKFFTDQGYCSRRQADKLIEEKRVKINGRIAVLGDQVSETDQITLDGKTIAFSPPKTYIMYNKPRGITSTTDQRIDKNIIDAVKHSLRVFPIGRLDKDSTGLIFLTNDGDIVNKILRAQFGHEKEYVVEINRPVDDAFISKMSKGVDIGDYVTLPCKTQKIKGNTFSIILTEGKNRQIRRMCEALDAVVKNLQRIRIMNIKLGDLKFGEWRDIPKDQLETLKNSLVDTKAVTTPDTLELEE is encoded by the coding sequence ATGCGTATTAATAAATTTTTTACAGATCAGGGTTACTGCTCACGCCGTCAGGCCGATAAACTCATTGAGGAAAAGCGCGTCAAAATCAATGGCCGTATAGCGGTTTTGGGTGATCAAGTTAGCGAAACCGACCAAATTACCCTTGATGGTAAAACCATCGCCTTTTCTCCCCCAAAAACCTACATTATGTACAATAAGCCCCGCGGCATAACGAGCACAACGGATCAAAGAATAGACAAAAACATCATTGATGCGGTTAAGCATTCACTCAGGGTGTTTCCGATAGGGCGTCTGGATAAAGACTCTACGGGCCTGATTTTTCTGACCAACGATGGTGATATAGTAAATAAAATTCTACGTGCTCAATTTGGTCATGAAAAAGAATATGTTGTTGAGATCAATCGCCCTGTAGACGATGCCTTTATTAGCAAAATGTCAAAAGGCGTAGATATTGGCGATTATGTGACCCTTCCTTGCAAAACTCAAAAAATCAAAGGAAATACATTTTCAATTATTCTAACTGAAGGAAAAAACCGCCAGATCAGACGCATGTGTGAAGCCTTAGATGCTGTGGTTAAAAATCTACAAAGAATTAGAATTATGAATATTAAACTGGGCGATCTAAAATTTGGCGAATGGCGAGATATTCCTAAAGACCAACTAGAAACTCTTAAAAATTCTTTAGTCGATACAAAAGCAGTTACGACACCTGACACTTTAGAACTTGAAGAATAA
- the gstA gene encoding glutathione transferase GstA, with translation MKLYFSPGACSQAPHYVLNESGLTFTVEPVNLVTGHYKKGDFTQVNPKGYVPVLELDNGEILTEAAVIMQYIADQAPDKKLIPKAGTLERYRCQEWLNYISSEIHKGFGVLWVGSYPEEIVKTTRATLEEKFAYVAKQLGTKSFLMGDYTIADAYLFTMLNWARYHKLELTKTPELLGFMEKMKTRPATVATLKTEGFIK, from the coding sequence ATGAAACTTTATTTTAGCCCAGGTGCTTGCTCTCAAGCCCCACACTATGTACTCAACGAAAGTGGACTTACCTTTACTGTCGAGCCTGTTAATCTTGTAACTGGCCATTACAAAAAAGGTGACTTCACTCAAGTGAATCCAAAAGGTTATGTACCAGTACTTGAATTGGACAATGGCGAAATTCTAACTGAAGCTGCAGTAATTATGCAGTACATCGCTGACCAAGCTCCTGATAAAAAATTAATCCCCAAAGCTGGAACCCTTGAGCGTTATCGTTGTCAAGAATGGCTCAATTACATTTCTTCAGAAATCCATAAAGGTTTTGGCGTGCTTTGGGTTGGTAGTTATCCAGAAGAGATTGTTAAAACTACTCGGGCCACACTTGAAGAAAAGTTTGCTTATGTAGCAAAGCAATTAGGCACAAAATCTTTTTTGATGGGTGATTACACAATCGCTGACGCCTATTTATTTACGATGCTCAACTGGGCTCGATACCACAAACTTGAACTCACAAAAACTCCCGAGCTCTTAGGATTTATGGAAAAAATGAAAACCCGCCCAGCTACTGTGGCGACATTAAAAACCGAAGGTTTTATTAAATAA
- a CDS encoding ABC-F family ATP-binding cassette domain-containing protein has protein sequence MSILINAHQLTKSFTARPLFSGITFSIESGERIGLIGPNGAGKSTLLKILAGNVTPDEGTLSVQRGLRVGYLEQVPKFSENATVESAVMEGAVDPYDWEEISRAQKIMSKLALSGGSEAEPETLVEKLSGGWKKRVALARELLKQPDLLLLDEPTNHLDVESILWLENLLAQSQFATLTITHDRLFLQRISNRILELDRRNAGGLLSIKGDYATYLDAKQDLMSAQELHETKLKNTLRRETEWLRRGAKARQTKQQARIQQAGDLKNQVEELTERNKNATVRIDFQNLEKNPKKLIEATGILKSYGDKLVVPKLDLLLTPKSRIGLIGANGCGKSTLIRILMGQEKPDTGIVFHAERLEVAYFEQNRETLDLNISVQNTILPKGDFVEYAGGKVHIKSYLSRFLFSYEQMGLAVGKLSGGEQSRLLIAKLMLKKANVLVLDEPTNDLDMATLDVLEEVLQEFNGAVILVTHDRYFLDQVANKLLAFGVDENGVKMIMPLIGLEQWEIWHGEQEKLLKDLLKNGVSKNSQSDQNYTASQPKKKRKLGFNEQREYDSMEANIKKTESRLAELTAESIKPELASNASRLQELSKEMSVVQKEIDRLYARWAELE, from the coding sequence ATGTCTATCTTGATCAATGCACACCAACTCACAAAGTCATTCACAGCTCGCCCTCTGTTTAGTGGAATTACTTTCTCTATTGAAAGTGGAGAAAGAATCGGACTCATTGGCCCCAATGGGGCAGGCAAATCAACACTCCTCAAAATACTTGCAGGTAACGTAACCCCTGATGAGGGAACACTTTCTGTTCAACGGGGTCTTCGCGTTGGTTATCTTGAGCAAGTACCAAAATTTTCAGAAAATGCTACTGTTGAATCAGCTGTGATGGAAGGTGCCGTTGACCCCTATGACTGGGAAGAAATTTCTAGAGCACAAAAGATCATGTCAAAACTAGCACTTTCAGGTGGCTCAGAAGCAGAACCAGAAACACTGGTAGAAAAGTTATCTGGTGGATGGAAAAAACGCGTAGCCCTTGCTCGCGAACTACTTAAACAGCCCGACTTGTTGTTGCTAGATGAACCTACAAATCATTTGGATGTCGAAAGTATTCTTTGGCTAGAGAATTTACTGGCGCAATCACAATTTGCAACTTTAACAATCACACATGATCGTCTTTTTTTACAGCGCATTTCAAATCGTATACTTGAACTCGATAGACGTAATGCTGGTGGCTTATTAAGTATTAAAGGTGATTACGCCACTTACCTAGATGCCAAACAAGATTTAATGTCAGCTCAAGAACTTCACGAAACAAAACTTAAAAATACATTAAGGCGTGAAACCGAATGGTTAAGGCGAGGCGCTAAGGCTAGACAAACAAAACAACAAGCACGCATACAACAAGCTGGCGATTTAAAAAATCAAGTTGAAGAACTAACTGAAAGAAATAAAAACGCAACTGTCCGTATTGATTTTCAAAATCTTGAAAAAAATCCGAAAAAACTTATCGAAGCTACTGGCATATTAAAATCATATGGCGATAAGTTGGTGGTCCCAAAATTAGATTTACTATTAACACCAAAAAGCCGCATTGGCCTTATCGGTGCCAACGGTTGTGGCAAATCAACATTGATTCGAATTTTAATGGGTCAAGAAAAGCCAGACACTGGAATAGTTTTTCACGCTGAACGCCTTGAGGTCGCCTACTTTGAGCAAAACAGAGAAACACTCGATTTAAATATAAGTGTACAAAACACTATTTTACCAAAAGGTGATTTCGTTGAGTACGCGGGCGGAAAAGTTCATATTAAAAGTTATCTCAGTCGTTTTCTTTTTAGCTATGAACAAATGGGTCTTGCCGTGGGGAAACTCTCCGGTGGTGAGCAAAGTAGACTTCTCATTGCTAAACTGATGCTTAAAAAAGCAAATGTCTTGGTACTTGATGAACCAACAAACGATCTTGATATGGCCACCCTTGATGTTCTTGAAGAAGTACTTCAAGAATTTAATGGTGCAGTCATACTTGTAACTCATGATCGCTACTTTCTAGATCAGGTGGCAAATAAATTATTAGCCTTTGGAGTTGATGAAAATGGTGTGAAAATGATCATGCCACTTATTGGTTTAGAGCAATGGGAAATTTGGCATGGCGAACAAGAAAAACTATTAAAAGATTTACTCAAAAATGGGGTGTCAAAAAATAGTCAATCAGATCAAAATTACACGGCCTCACAACCAAAGAAAAAACGCAAACTCGGTTTTAATGAACAGCGCGAATATGATTCAATGGAAGCAAATATTAAAAAGACTGAGAGCCGCTTAGCTGAACTTACTGCCGAAAGTATCAAACCAGAACTGGCATCTAACGCTTCTCGTTTGCAAGAACTGTCTAAAGAAATGTCAGTCGTGCAAAAAGAAATTGATCGACTTTATGCACGATGGGCAGAGCTTGAATAA